The Gemmata palustris genome includes a region encoding these proteins:
- a CDS encoding protein kinase domain-containing protein produces MSAASAELEAAFGDRYEVGTQLGHGGFGTVYHARDRRLNRQVALKVSWSVTADTDRLLREARALAQLRHAGIVTVYDVAVAGRCCFVVSELLAGPSLSHWLDEYRPAPAEAVGIAAAVGDALAHAHARSIVHRDVKPSNIVFAEDRRPVLIDFGLALSDLDTENELGVVAGTPSFMSPEQAGGRGHRPDGRTDVYGLAATLYAMLCGRSPFRGRTRSDVMRQVREDEPQPLRQLRPDVSPELERVCLKGMAKLPGDRYTTAADFTDALRRAVGLLPALPAIPVPVVSVPKPAPAVVPAPKPVPPAVARGARAEWRQVTILQCLWEAGENDEDPMEQVTAFQTACAEVAVAHGGLPLQVSGTAFLACFGYPVAREDAPRQAVRAALALSERCAAVAVGTGPAVVTEHPPAPPVVVGDVVTVASALLSQGTASGVTVSHATFQLVDGFFDCEPFGAVRPRGLPQVPVFVVRAERTARNRVDATDPARLTPLVGRDREVELLKERWELTAEGVQNVILLVADPGLGKSRLVRVLRDHVVQEVDAPAFESTRSASVGGAVIEWFCSPYHQGSPFYPVIEYFDRAYRLSREPDAAERLDLLLARLREEGVHDAEDQALLAAVLSVPTGDRLPLLALTPERQREKTQDAVLNWLIARAAFTPLLFVVEDMHWVDPSTEALLAQFVERGGEARVLAVFTFRPEYDPPWKGKAVQTVVALNRLTRGQIAEMIRAQTGDRAIPQTVADQIAERTDGVPLFVEEFTRLLVERGAPADEVGADIPTTLRDLLLARLDRMASDKAVVQLGAVIGRTFAHAVIRAASELDEQALRVELDKLVGAGLLFSKGSLPRTTYTFKHALIQDAAYQSMVKKRRQQFHKAVAEKLEERFPEVAQTQPELLARHFTEAGEADRAIDYWLRAGRRARAAFANAEAIAHLRRGLGVLATQPESPDRNARELQFQVPLAVALMTARGYAHPDLESVHARARELCERLGPSAPLFHVIWGNWALRLIRDELDEANRLAGELCELADRRADRGMRVEADFAVTITSLFRGEFARCRAAAARCRELEDAGAALAHSAHTGQNVGMAYRCYAGLSAWYLGFPDEAAARMREAVEFARGLGHPFSHAYALHHAGWLAYLLRDGEGGIRYGNECVAVSEEQGFAFWKALGIISRGTGHMVADRPDQALAQVSAGLTLYHTTSSRKSLSEYHGFLAEIHLRSGRPEVARTEIEAGLAACERTNNRVYEAELHRLAGEVALATAPPDPTAAEAAFLRCLGVSQRQGARSWELRGATSLARLWRRVGRAAEARALLAAVYSHFTEGLSTPDLRDARAVLDELNTAVPT; encoded by the coding sequence GTGTCCGCGGCTTCCGCGGAGTTAGAAGCCGCGTTCGGCGACCGCTACGAAGTCGGTACACAACTCGGGCACGGCGGGTTCGGGACCGTCTACCACGCGCGCGACCGGCGCCTGAATCGCCAGGTCGCGCTGAAGGTGTCGTGGAGCGTGACGGCCGACACGGACCGGCTCCTCCGCGAGGCCCGCGCGCTCGCACAGCTCCGGCACGCCGGGATCGTCACGGTGTACGACGTCGCGGTCGCCGGGCGGTGCTGCTTCGTCGTGTCCGAACTGCTCGCGGGACCGAGCCTTTCTCACTGGCTCGACGAGTACCGGCCGGCGCCCGCCGAGGCGGTTGGGATCGCTGCCGCGGTCGGGGACGCACTGGCTCACGCCCACGCGCGGAGCATCGTTCACCGCGACGTGAAGCCGTCGAACATTGTGTTCGCGGAGGACCGGCGCCCGGTGCTGATCGACTTCGGGCTGGCGCTCTCGGACCTGGACACGGAGAACGAACTCGGGGTCGTGGCCGGTACGCCGTCGTTCATGTCGCCGGAACAGGCCGGGGGGCGCGGGCACCGGCCCGACGGTCGCACCGACGTTTACGGATTGGCCGCGACCCTCTACGCGATGCTCTGCGGGCGGTCGCCGTTTCGCGGGCGCACCCGGAGCGACGTCATGCGCCAGGTGCGGGAAGACGAGCCCCAACCGCTGCGCCAGCTCCGGCCCGACGTGTCGCCGGAACTGGAGCGCGTCTGTCTGAAGGGGATGGCGAAGCTCCCGGGCGACCGCTACACGACGGCCGCCGACTTCACCGACGCGCTCCGCCGGGCGGTCGGGCTCCTGCCCGCGCTCCCTGCGATTCCGGTGCCGGTCGTGTCGGTGCCGAAGCCGGCTCCGGCAGTGGTTCCCGCGCCGAAACCGGTACCCCCGGCCGTAGCACGCGGCGCACGGGCCGAGTGGCGGCAGGTCACGATCCTCCAGTGTTTGTGGGAGGCGGGAGAGAACGACGAAGACCCGATGGAACAGGTGACCGCGTTCCAGACGGCGTGCGCGGAAGTGGCCGTCGCACACGGCGGGCTGCCGTTGCAAGTGTCCGGCACCGCGTTCCTGGCCTGCTTCGGGTACCCGGTCGCGCGCGAGGACGCGCCGCGCCAGGCCGTTCGCGCGGCTCTGGCGCTTAGCGAACGGTGCGCGGCGGTCGCGGTCGGCACCGGGCCGGCCGTGGTCACCGAGCACCCGCCCGCGCCGCCCGTCGTGGTCGGGGACGTGGTCACGGTCGCATCGGCGCTGCTGTCACAGGGAACGGCCTCCGGGGTGACAGTTTCTCACGCGACGTTCCAACTCGTGGACGGCTTCTTCGACTGCGAGCCGTTCGGTGCGGTCCGCCCCCGCGGGCTCCCGCAGGTGCCCGTTTTCGTCGTGCGAGCCGAACGAACTGCGCGCAACCGCGTCGATGCCACGGACCCGGCACGGCTCACCCCGCTCGTCGGCCGCGACCGCGAGGTCGAGCTGCTCAAAGAGCGGTGGGAACTCACGGCCGAAGGGGTGCAGAACGTCATTTTGCTCGTCGCGGACCCGGGGTTGGGGAAATCACGGCTCGTCCGCGTGTTGCGCGACCACGTTGTACAGGAAGTCGACGCCCCGGCGTTCGAGTCGACGCGCTCGGCCTCGGTCGGGGGCGCGGTGATCGAGTGGTTCTGCTCCCCGTACCACCAGGGGAGCCCGTTCTACCCGGTGATCGAGTACTTCGACCGCGCCTACCGACTGAGCCGCGAACCCGACGCGGCAGAGCGCCTCGATCTCCTTCTGGCGCGGCTCCGCGAAGAGGGCGTCCACGACGCCGAAGACCAGGCGCTCCTGGCCGCGGTGCTATCGGTCCCGACCGGTGACCGGCTGCCGCTCCTCGCGCTCACCCCGGAGCGGCAGCGCGAGAAGACCCAGGACGCGGTACTCAACTGGCTGATCGCCCGCGCCGCCTTCACCCCGCTTTTGTTTGTCGTCGAGGACATGCACTGGGTCGATCCGTCCACGGAGGCGCTGCTCGCGCAGTTCGTCGAGCGCGGCGGCGAGGCCCGCGTACTCGCGGTGTTCACGTTCCGCCCGGAATACGACCCGCCGTGGAAGGGGAAGGCCGTTCAGACGGTGGTCGCACTGAACCGGCTGACCCGGGGACAGATCGCCGAAATGATCCGCGCGCAAACTGGGGATCGGGCGATCCCGCAGACGGTCGCGGACCAGATCGCGGAGCGGACCGACGGTGTCCCGTTGTTCGTGGAGGAATTCACGCGGCTACTGGTCGAGCGCGGCGCGCCCGCGGACGAGGTCGGTGCCGACATCCCGACCACCCTCCGCGACCTACTGCTGGCGCGGCTCGACCGGATGGCGAGCGACAAGGCGGTGGTGCAACTCGGCGCGGTGATCGGGCGGACGTTCGCGCACGCGGTCATCCGGGCGGCGTCCGAGTTAGACGAACAGGCTTTGCGAGTTGAACTCGACAAATTGGTCGGAGCCGGGCTGCTGTTCAGCAAGGGCTCATTGCCGCGAACGACGTACACGTTCAAGCACGCCCTGATCCAGGACGCAGCGTACCAGTCGATGGTAAAGAAGCGCCGACAGCAGTTCCACAAGGCCGTGGCGGAGAAACTGGAGGAGCGGTTCCCGGAGGTGGCCCAGACGCAGCCGGAACTGCTCGCCCGGCACTTCACCGAGGCGGGCGAAGCGGACCGGGCGATCGACTACTGGCTGAGGGCCGGGCGCCGCGCGCGGGCAGCGTTCGCTAACGCCGAGGCGATCGCACACTTGCGGCGCGGGCTCGGCGTGCTCGCCACGCAGCCAGAGTCGCCGGACCGGAACGCCCGGGAACTTCAGTTCCAGGTTCCCCTCGCGGTCGCCCTCATGACCGCCCGCGGGTACGCCCACCCGGACCTGGAGTCGGTTCACGCGCGCGCCCGGGAACTGTGCGAGCGGCTCGGGCCATCGGCCCCGTTGTTCCACGTCATTTGGGGCAACTGGGCGCTGCGCCTGATCCGGGACGAACTGGACGAAGCGAACCGGTTGGCGGGCGAACTGTGCGAACTGGCCGACCGACGTGCCGACCGCGGGATGCGGGTCGAGGCAGATTTCGCGGTGACGATCACGAGTCTGTTCCGCGGAGAGTTCGCCCGGTGCCGGGCTGCCGCCGCCCGGTGCCGGGAACTGGAGGATGCCGGCGCCGCGCTCGCGCACTCCGCTCACACCGGGCAGAACGTCGGCATGGCGTACCGGTGCTACGCCGGGCTTTCGGCGTGGTACCTCGGCTTCCCGGACGAGGCCGCGGCCCGAATGCGCGAGGCGGTTGAATTCGCGCGGGGCCTGGGCCACCCGTTCAGCCACGCCTATGCGCTGCACCACGCCGGCTGGCTCGCCTACCTCCTGCGGGACGGCGAGGGCGGCATCCGGTACGGGAACGAGTGCGTGGCCGTGTCCGAGGAACAGGGGTTCGCGTTCTGGAAGGCGCTGGGGATCATCAGCCGCGGCACCGGGCACATGGTCGCCGACCGGCCGGATCAGGCGCTGGCACAGGTCAGCGCGGGGCTGACTCTGTACCACACAACGAGCTCGCGGAAGTCGCTCTCCGAGTACCACGGGTTCCTCGCCGAGATCCACCTCCGGTCCGGGCGCCCGGAGGTCGCGCGGACCGAGATCGAAGCGGGGCTGGCCGCCTGTGAGCGGACGAACAACCGCGTCTACGAGGCCGAACTGCACCGCCTCGCGGGTGAGGTCGCGCTCGCCACCGCTCCCCCGGACCCGACTGCGGCGGAGGCCGCGTTCCTCCGCTGTTTGGGGGTTTCACAGCGCCAGGGGGCGCGGTCGTGGGAACTGCGGGGGGCGACGAGTCTGGCCCGGCTGTGGCGCCGCGTCGGGCGCGCTGCCGAAGCCCGCGCCCTGCTCGCGGCCGTTTACTCGCACTTCACCGAGGGGCTGAGCACCCCGGACTTGCGCGACGCACGTGCCGTGCTCGACGAACTCAACACCGCGGTGCCCACATGA
- a CDS encoding C25 family cysteine peptidase: MNEDDIVLNGINGATGEYLVSPITPAQAVNIASGRPAESALTTWLRAIASVFKRPKLGLPMDVDPVNPARAGWAIVLPAGAPPELRAAVQPLIDRRKSVVPPDRCKVLEYRPGETMKKWLARHGVAPGTVAPTKVPYYVTLVGGPAEIPFDFQYLLDVEYAVGRLCFDAPEQYRRYAESVAAYETASSVKNAKEVTYWGPRHAADRSTQMSADSLIRPLMDGVPAAGDQPAEAPVATEKGFRSRCFRAADATKAKLLETLHPTTGTAPPAVLFTASHGMGWPKDDPRQRPAQGALLAQDWAGFGQVTPAHYLTAAEIEDGANVGGIVAFLFACYGAGTPATDAFLTDRGRGPVDIASAPFVAALPQRLLSHPNGAALAVLGHVERAWGYSIRPTGAGTQIGQFRDFLARIMSGEPVGHATKNFSERYAVLSTALAGALDESSKEPKLSPQEIAATWVERNDAQNYVILGDPAVKLRTDLLK; this comes from the coding sequence GTGAACGAAGACGATATCGTCCTCAACGGCATCAACGGTGCGACGGGCGAGTACCTCGTGTCGCCGATCACGCCGGCTCAGGCCGTCAACATCGCGAGCGGGCGCCCCGCGGAAAGTGCCCTCACGACGTGGCTCAGAGCCATCGCGAGCGTCTTCAAACGACCGAAACTCGGCCTCCCGATGGACGTCGATCCGGTCAACCCGGCGCGCGCCGGGTGGGCGATTGTGCTCCCCGCGGGCGCCCCACCGGAACTCAGAGCCGCGGTTCAACCGCTCATCGACCGCCGCAAGTCTGTTGTTCCGCCCGACCGGTGTAAGGTGCTCGAGTACCGGCCCGGCGAAACGATGAAGAAGTGGCTCGCGCGCCACGGCGTGGCGCCGGGCACGGTCGCGCCGACGAAAGTCCCGTACTACGTCACGCTCGTCGGCGGGCCGGCCGAGATCCCGTTCGACTTCCAGTACCTGCTCGACGTCGAGTACGCGGTCGGGCGCCTCTGCTTCGATGCCCCGGAGCAGTACCGACGGTACGCGGAGAGTGTCGCAGCGTATGAAACGGCTTCGAGCGTCAAGAACGCGAAGGAAGTCACTTATTGGGGTCCGCGACACGCCGCGGACCGCTCCACGCAAATGAGCGCCGATTCGCTCATCCGTCCACTGATGGACGGCGTGCCGGCCGCGGGCGACCAGCCCGCGGAGGCGCCGGTCGCCACCGAGAAAGGGTTCCGCTCGAGGTGCTTCCGCGCCGCAGACGCGACGAAGGCGAAACTGCTCGAGACGTTGCACCCGACGACCGGGACCGCGCCGCCCGCGGTGCTGTTCACCGCGTCGCACGGGATGGGGTGGCCGAAGGACGACCCGCGCCAGCGGCCGGCGCAGGGCGCGCTGCTCGCACAAGATTGGGCCGGGTTCGGGCAGGTGACGCCGGCGCATTACCTGACCGCGGCCGAAATCGAAGACGGTGCGAACGTGGGCGGAATCGTCGCGTTCCTGTTCGCGTGCTACGGCGCCGGCACGCCCGCGACCGATGCGTTTCTCACCGACCGCGGGCGCGGACCGGTGGACATCGCCTCGGCGCCGTTCGTCGCCGCGCTCCCGCAACGGTTACTGTCGCACCCCAACGGCGCGGCACTCGCCGTACTCGGGCACGTTGAGCGCGCGTGGGGGTATTCGATCCGCCCGACCGGGGCCGGAACGCAGATCGGGCAGTTTCGCGATTTTCTCGCCCGCATCATGTCCGGCGAACCGGTCGGGCACGCGACGAAGAACTTCAGCGAGCGCTACGCGGTGCTTTCGACGGCCCTGGCGGGCGCGCTGGACGAATCGAGCAAAGAACCGAAACTCTCTCCTCAAGAAATCGCCGCGACCTGGGTCGAACGAAACGACGCGCAGAATTACGTTATCCTCGGCGACCCGGCCGTGAAACTGCGGACCGATTTGTTGAAGTGA
- a CDS encoding nSTAND1 domain-containing NTPase, whose amino-acid sequence MPAPYHVRLAVSQYGEQFRAELFTEDLGDTEGDVLTELPPSIAEWVPYLAQGADLPPDAARQLGKDLFAALLGQPENAKKWAEVLARADRKGQSIRLLIDATTEAVRDLPYGLLCEPHDDWFLFRGKKRPVEFVRILRRCSPRTLKLRGRLRVVIAVAEPRSADVPPFDAPLRLQKFAAAVHKEIDLVVCGPSGPKPLAAIAPNPETADPAVFAPYTKTTRSALRQALAGEFDVFHLLAHGHGAGVLLCTDDGAPAETTASELGEWCGAGQTPLAFLQVCKAGQTAGRGGFGGVAQQLLNPRSGNMAAVVASTFPLDAEHSTDAAVGFYRQLAAGKPPEEALTAERPETDWCWAFLELWARPGALGGTQQRAAFQFVSPYRGLSSFGEQDADLFFGRKVEVAELLQILRTEPVLGVVGDSGSGKTSLLQAGLVHAIRRDGLAGSDKWRIVSLRPGYRPAQALLSALTGTTGEPTPSALRAALRADAQPLIVVFDQFEEVFTLARDVNEVRMMNEVLAQAVDQQRDRFRLVIGMRSEFLGQSASAPELGPRIQRPWVLRPPGADDLRGIVAGPAEHCGYTFQGPLADGNPAHAVGLLDRILADPLLDRNKGGAPLPLLQFALERLWLKAVEKGVTEFTHAEFDEIGGMGRAIAQHAEAVFQASATAPEFGAGGRHLVEQIVTALVSAQGTRQPRSREGLQAETGAPEAARAVIDFLVGERLLTIRTDPEDMSKSLVDLSHEALIHNWDRLRGWLAEDPQGRAMREEFRTAAEKWEVGFAGTPAQSRYALPGTDVARNYLAWISTSNPRLVPVQQEFARAMRDMLTRHQRRRQLVTAVLVALTLSACALAFYADGQASLAQTNESKANKNAARAEAEKEKAEREEEKAKREKEKAEREERRVQERSAALLLDRGIDLCERGRPRIGMLSIAKSLETCPPEAEALRRVIRTNLSAWAWYLMCLDGARQFPGPGIAASPDGQAVLIAVAPGTAQLFDADTGHPLGPPMKPGERNAVWGEVMRAGNEWVVLTYGSHTARLWNGTTGAPVGRVFETATAPGVPAQGEILIAAIRPDRQALALGMAHGEARLWSVTTGEALGQPYKHEGPVHDLAFTPDGGMLLTGCSRRPNRPLLPDVAAVARVGAERRAAGVARFLNLSTRELAWSRTMKNPVTSVGVSPDPGGRYLAVGGFAVAIYDRHEKKILTNSQKDHEPANWTAFDPEEPGTMFMSRSSGDVELLHFPDSSRAPTDDAEFSHGQEPSHDLSNPVTSERLSPQGLVVGAGFRKDRSVFTFNRDGTMRLWRRPLTQKAQREFVHTDAVLSVAFGPSDKTLATGCRNGSAYLWNTDAPDKWKHQFTPPRKKENSHPLTQVRISSDGERVIAQDQHFNQFVWDAATARPVVPVAGEALVGVADDGATALVRLPDLTYRVKNLLTKQAGAPFVVPGGVGPDAAHNDDETTMLRVVRVAFSPDRSVVATINEPGQVLLWRSDTGEAVGHPIAHTIRGGTDKIRAVSFCPDGTRLLTQSSRVRGVWDAATAREEHVLHNPVGVQLSRFSPNGRLVLSGTNFNMVQMWDIPGRSVRETALLHSAQVWGVTASADGSRVLTASYDRTARAWDAETGKPISPPLFHGEGVSEVVYSQDGKWILTGSWDRRARCWATVEPVPDEVERVKLWVEVMTGLQIGLTGASDLLTAEEWHKRYRRLDALGGPLVGRATPER is encoded by the coding sequence ATGCCTGCGCCCTACCACGTCCGGCTCGCGGTTTCGCAGTACGGTGAGCAGTTCCGCGCCGAACTTTTTACCGAAGACCTCGGCGACACCGAGGGCGACGTGCTCACCGAACTGCCGCCGAGCATCGCCGAGTGGGTGCCGTATCTCGCGCAGGGAGCGGACCTCCCGCCGGACGCGGCCCGGCAGCTCGGAAAGGATCTGTTCGCGGCGCTACTCGGCCAACCGGAGAACGCGAAGAAGTGGGCCGAGGTGCTCGCCCGGGCTGACCGCAAGGGCCAGTCGATCCGCCTGCTCATCGACGCCACGACCGAAGCCGTTCGCGATCTCCCTTATGGTCTGCTCTGCGAGCCGCACGACGACTGGTTCCTGTTTCGCGGGAAGAAGCGCCCGGTCGAGTTCGTTCGCATCCTGCGCCGGTGCTCGCCGCGCACGCTGAAGCTCCGCGGGCGGCTCCGGGTCGTGATCGCGGTCGCGGAGCCGAGGAGCGCGGACGTTCCGCCGTTCGATGCGCCCCTCCGGTTGCAAAAGTTCGCAGCGGCGGTTCACAAGGAAATCGACCTCGTCGTTTGCGGTCCGAGCGGCCCGAAACCACTTGCCGCAATCGCCCCGAATCCGGAAACCGCTGATCCCGCGGTGTTCGCCCCGTACACGAAGACCACTCGCAGCGCACTCCGCCAGGCACTCGCGGGCGAGTTCGACGTGTTCCACCTGCTCGCCCACGGGCACGGGGCAGGGGTGCTGCTTTGCACGGACGACGGCGCACCGGCCGAAACGACCGCGAGCGAACTCGGCGAGTGGTGCGGCGCGGGCCAAACGCCACTGGCGTTCCTGCAAGTGTGTAAGGCCGGTCAGACGGCCGGGCGCGGGGGCTTCGGCGGGGTCGCCCAGCAGTTGCTCAACCCGCGCAGCGGGAACATGGCGGCGGTGGTCGCGTCCACGTTCCCGCTCGACGCCGAGCACAGCACGGACGCGGCCGTCGGGTTCTACCGTCAACTCGCGGCGGGCAAACCGCCCGAGGAAGCACTCACCGCGGAGCGCCCGGAAACCGACTGGTGTTGGGCGTTCCTCGAACTGTGGGCGCGCCCCGGCGCGCTCGGTGGCACGCAGCAGCGGGCCGCGTTCCAGTTCGTCAGCCCGTACCGCGGCCTTTCGAGTTTCGGTGAACAGGACGCCGACCTGTTCTTCGGCCGCAAAGTCGAGGTCGCGGAGCTGCTTCAGATTTTGCGCACCGAGCCGGTCCTCGGGGTGGTCGGCGACTCGGGCAGTGGCAAAACGTCGCTGCTGCAAGCGGGGCTGGTTCACGCGATCCGGCGCGACGGGCTGGCCGGCTCGGACAAGTGGCGCATCGTCTCGCTCCGTCCGGGGTACCGCCCCGCGCAAGCGCTCCTGTCAGCGCTTACAGGTACCACCGGGGAACCCACGCCGTCCGCGCTGCGGGCCGCACTGCGAGCGGACGCACAGCCGTTGATCGTGGTGTTCGACCAGTTCGAGGAAGTGTTTACGCTCGCGCGTGACGTGAACGAAGTGCGGATGATGAACGAGGTACTCGCACAGGCCGTCGATCAGCAGCGCGACCGGTTCCGGCTCGTCATCGGAATGCGGAGTGAGTTCCTGGGGCAGTCCGCGTCCGCGCCGGAACTCGGCCCGCGCATTCAGCGGCCCTGGGTGCTCCGGCCGCCCGGCGCGGACGACCTGCGCGGCATCGTTGCGGGACCGGCCGAGCACTGCGGGTACACGTTTCAAGGGCCGCTCGCCGACGGCAACCCGGCGCACGCGGTCGGGCTGCTCGATCGCATCCTCGCCGACCCGTTGCTCGACCGCAACAAGGGCGGGGCGCCGCTCCCGCTGTTGCAATTCGCGCTCGAGCGGTTGTGGCTGAAGGCGGTCGAGAAGGGCGTGACGGAGTTCACGCACGCGGAATTCGACGAGATCGGCGGGATGGGCCGGGCGATCGCGCAGCACGCGGAGGCGGTGTTCCAGGCGAGCGCCACCGCGCCCGAGTTCGGGGCCGGGGGGCGCCACCTCGTGGAGCAGATCGTCACCGCACTCGTCAGCGCGCAGGGCACGCGCCAGCCGCGCTCGCGCGAGGGGCTCCAGGCGGAAACAGGCGCCCCGGAGGCGGCGCGGGCGGTGATCGATTTCCTCGTGGGCGAGCGGCTGCTGACGATCCGCACCGACCCGGAGGACATGTCGAAATCGCTCGTCGATCTGTCGCACGAGGCGCTGATTCACAACTGGGACCGGCTCCGCGGGTGGCTGGCCGAAGACCCGCAGGGCCGGGCGATGCGCGAGGAGTTCCGCACGGCCGCGGAGAAGTGGGAGGTGGGCTTCGCGGGCACCCCGGCCCAGAGCCGGTATGCGCTGCCCGGTACCGACGTGGCCCGGAACTACCTCGCGTGGATCAGCACCAGTAACCCGCGGCTCGTGCCCGTGCAGCAGGAGTTCGCACGGGCGATGCGCGACATGCTCACGCGCCACCAGCGCCGCCGGCAACTGGTAACGGCGGTGCTGGTGGCACTCACGCTGTCGGCGTGCGCCCTGGCGTTCTACGCCGACGGGCAGGCATCACTGGCCCAGACCAACGAGTCCAAAGCGAACAAGAACGCGGCCCGAGCCGAGGCGGAAAAAGAGAAGGCCGAGCGCGAAGAGGAGAAGGCCAAGCGCGAGAAGGAGAAAGCCGAGCGCGAGGAGCGACGGGTACAGGAGCGGTCCGCCGCCCTACTTCTAGACCGCGGTATAGATCTGTGCGAGCGCGGCCGGCCCCGGATCGGTATGCTCAGCATCGCCAAGAGCCTCGAAACCTGCCCGCCGGAGGCCGAAGCCCTGCGCCGGGTCATTCGCACCAACCTGTCCGCGTGGGCCTGGTACCTGATGTGCCTGGACGGGGCGCGACAGTTCCCCGGTCCGGGCATCGCGGCCAGCCCCGACGGACAGGCGGTCCTGATCGCCGTCGCCCCGGGAACGGCCCAACTGTTCGACGCGGACACGGGCCACCCACTCGGGCCGCCCATGAAACCGGGCGAGCGGAACGCGGTATGGGGCGAGGTCATGCGGGCCGGGAACGAGTGGGTCGTGCTCACCTACGGGTCACACACCGCCCGGCTCTGGAACGGCACCACGGGTGCCCCGGTGGGGCGCGTGTTTGAAACGGCAACCGCCCCCGGTGTGCCGGCCCAGGGCGAGATCCTGATCGCCGCTATCAGGCCCGACCGACAAGCCCTTGCCCTCGGGATGGCCCACGGAGAGGCCCGGCTCTGGAGCGTGACAACGGGGGAGGCGCTGGGGCAACCGTACAAGCACGAGGGGCCGGTCCACGATCTGGCGTTTACTCCCGACGGCGGGATGCTGCTGACCGGCTGCTCCCGGCGCCCGAACCGCCCGCTGCTCCCGGACGTGGCGGCCGTGGCCCGCGTTGGGGCCGAGCGGCGCGCGGCCGGGGTCGCACGGTTCTTGAACCTGTCCACGCGGGAACTCGCCTGGTCGCGCACGATGAAAAATCCGGTGACCTCCGTCGGCGTCAGCCCCGACCCCGGCGGGCGGTACCTCGCGGTCGGCGGGTTCGCAGTCGCGATCTACGACCGGCACGAGAAAAAAATTCTCACCAACAGTCAGAAGGACCACGAGCCGGCCAACTGGACCGCCTTCGACCCCGAGGAGCCGGGCACGATGTTCATGTCCCGCTCGTCCGGTGACGTCGAGCTTTTGCACTTCCCGGATTCTTCGCGCGCTCCGACTGATGACGCCGAGTTCTCGCATGGGCAAGAACCCTCTCACGACCTCTCGAACCCCGTGACGAGCGAGCGCCTGTCACCACAGGGGCTTGTGGTCGGGGCGGGGTTCCGTAAGGATCGGAGCGTATTCACGTTCAACCGCGACGGCACCATGCGGCTCTGGCGGCGCCCGCTCACGCAGAAAGCGCAGCGCGAGTTCGTTCACACCGACGCGGTGCTTTCGGTAGCGTTCGGGCCGAGCGACAAGACCCTGGCGACTGGGTGCCGTAACGGGTCGGCGTACCTCTGGAACACCGACGCGCCCGATAAATGGAAGCACCAGTTCACGCCGCCCCGGAAAAAAGAGAACTCCCACCCGCTCACCCAGGTTCGGATCAGTTCCGACGGCGAACGAGTGATCGCCCAGGACCAGCACTTTAACCAGTTTGTTTGGGACGCGGCGACCGCGCGCCCGGTTGTTCCGGTCGCCGGGGAAGCGCTCGTCGGAGTGGCCGACGACGGGGCCACCGCCCTCGTGCGGCTCCCCGATCTGACTTACCGGGTGAAGAACCTGCTCACCAAACAGGCCGGGGCGCCGTTCGTCGTCCCGGGCGGGGTCGGTCCCGACGCGGCGCACAACGACGACGAGACGACCATGCTGCGGGTCGTGCGCGTGGCATTCAGCCCCGACCGTTCGGTCGTGGCGACGATCAACGAGCCCGGTCAGGTGCTCCTCTGGCGCTCGGACACCGGGGAGGCGGTGGGGCACCCGATCGCCCACACGATCCGGGGCGGAACCGACAAGATCCGTGCGGTGAGCTTCTGCCCGGACGGAACCCGGCTCCTGACTCAGAGTTCCCGTGTCCGCGGCGTCTGGGACGCGGCGACCGCACGCGAGGAACACGTGCTCCATAACCCCGTCGGCGTGCAACTGTCCCGGTTCAGCCCGAACGGGCGGCTGGTGCTCTCTGGCACCAACTTTAACATGGTGCAGATGTGGGACATCCCCGGCCGGTCGGTCCGCGAGACCGCGCTGCTGCACTCGGCTCAGGTGTGGGGGGTGACGGCCAGTGCTGATGGCTCGCGCGTGCTCACCGCGAGCTACGACCGCACCGCACGAGCCTGGGACGCGGAAACCGGCAAACCGATCTCGCCCCCGCTGTTCCACGGCGAGGGGGTGAGTGAGGTGGTGTACAGCCAGGACGGTAAGTGGATTCTGACCGGGAGCTGGGACCGGCGCGCGCGGTGCTGGGCCACGGTGGAGCCGGTGCCCGACGAGGTCGAAAGGGTCAAGCTCTGGGTCGAAGTCATGACGGGGCTCCAGATCGGACTCACCGGAGCCTCCGACCTGCTCACGGCCGAGGAATGGCACAAGCGGTACCGGCGGCTCGACGCGCTCGGTGGGCCGCTGGTGGGGCGTGCCACTCCCGAAAGATGA